The following proteins are co-located in the Microcystis wesenbergii NRERC-220 genome:
- a CDS encoding DUF4336 domain-containing protein, giving the protein MTKAAITPQDLSWPFWPIVPLYPYGQRRTIRQEVVKDTLWTFEQLQGIFYVVVPIRMTVIKLASGGLFVYAPVAPTPECIRLMRELEGEHGEVKYIILPTISGIEHKVFVGPFARYFPKAIVYVAPNQWSFPLNLPLSWLGLPAKRTEILPADSATTPFGKDFSYEILPAIDLNVGYFSEVAFFHHYSQTLLLTDAIISIPENPPAILELDPYPLLFHAKNSAKDLVEDTPENRRRGWQRICLFALYFQPPVLAVPNWIKVFRDAFNAKERSKKAYFGLFPFQWGDDWQRTFLNLRREGRLIVAPILQTLILNRNTDEVSQWVDKICQWPIKQVIPCHFASPIQADSQEFQQAFSFLSKDSYLPKDDLECLESIDSFLVRWRLTPPPDKKL; this is encoded by the coding sequence ATGACAAAAGCCGCAATAACTCCGCAAGATTTATCATGGCCTTTTTGGCCAATTGTACCACTTTATCCCTACGGTCAAAGACGGACAATTCGCCAAGAAGTGGTGAAAGATACGCTCTGGACATTTGAGCAATTGCAGGGTATTTTTTATGTGGTCGTGCCGATTCGCATGACGGTAATTAAGTTAGCATCCGGGGGTTTATTTGTTTATGCACCTGTGGCCCCGACTCCGGAATGTATTCGCTTAATGCGTGAGTTGGAAGGTGAACACGGGGAAGTTAAATATATTATTTTGCCGACGATTTCTGGGATTGAACATAAGGTTTTTGTCGGTCCTTTTGCCCGTTATTTTCCTAAGGCTATAGTTTATGTTGCTCCTAATCAATGGAGTTTTCCTCTTAATTTACCTTTGAGTTGGTTGGGTTTACCGGCAAAACGAACAGAAATTTTACCTGCTGACTCGGCAACCACTCCTTTCGGAAAAGATTTTAGTTATGAAATTTTACCCGCAATCGATCTGAATGTGGGATACTTCTCGGAAGTGGCTTTTTTTCATCACTACTCTCAAACTCTGCTGCTAACCGATGCCATTATTTCTATCCCAGAAAATCCTCCCGCTATTTTAGAATTAGACCCCTATCCTCTCCTGTTCCACGCTAAAAATAGTGCTAAGGATCTGGTGGAGGATACCCCAGAAAATCGCCGTCGGGGTTGGCAGAGAATTTGTCTTTTTGCTCTTTATTTTCAACCTCCTGTTTTAGCTGTTCCCAATTGGATTAAGGTGTTTCGAGATGCTTTTAATGCTAAGGAAAGGAGTAAAAAAGCCTATTTTGGTTTATTCCCTTTTCAATGGGGTGATGATTGGCAAAGGACTTTTTTAAATTTGCGTCGCGAGGGGAGGTTAATAGTAGCGCCAATTTTGCAAACTTTGATTCTTAATCGCAATACTGACGAGGTGAGTCAATGGGTTGATAAAATTTGCCAATGGCCGATTAAACAGGTTATTCCTTGTCATTTTGCTAGTCCAATTCAAGCTGATAGTCAAGAGTTTCAGCAGGCTTTTTCTTTCTTGTCAAAAGATTCTTATTTACCTAAAGATGACTTGGAATGTTTAGAAAGTATTGATAGTTTTTTAGTGCGCTGGCGATTGACTCCTCCTCCTGATAAAAAATTGTAA
- a CDS encoding amino acid ABC transporter permease: protein MTLPQKNSFWYDERFQKIFLQVIILLIVCLIFWFFGHNLVINFQRLRLSFGFGFLFDTDRPASFAIGDSPIAYSPTDTYFRALLVGLVNSLRIMITGIFLAISLGIVIGLGRLSDNWLIRQLATIYVETIRNTPLLLQLFFWYFAVFLKLPKIEESLEFFGRVFLNNSGVYLPFPANSFRTWLALFIIALGIIISVFLYLKNKLSLCLTSLILLVIIPLIWGLQWQNPQVNPLNQNIDFGLHLSSEFATLLIGLTVYTAAFIAETVRGGIQSVNRGQWEAAKALGLKPLLVMRLVIFPQALPVIIPPLTNECLNLVKNSSLAIAIGYNDIYAISSTIANQTGKAVEMLIVVMATYLFFNLVISLAMNQLNQRVKIKER from the coding sequence ATGACTCTACCTCAAAAAAATTCTTTTTGGTACGATGAGCGATTTCAGAAGATTTTTCTACAGGTAATTATTCTACTAATTGTCTGCCTAATTTTCTGGTTTTTTGGCCACAATTTAGTGATTAATTTCCAACGCCTACGCTTAAGTTTTGGCTTTGGCTTTCTCTTTGATACCGACCGACCAGCCTCTTTTGCTATTGGTGACTCTCCTATTGCCTACAGTCCCACCGATACCTATTTTCGCGCTCTTTTGGTGGGATTAGTTAATTCCCTCCGCATTATGATTACTGGCATATTTTTGGCGATTAGTCTGGGAATAGTCATCGGGTTAGGTCGCTTGTCGGATAATTGGTTAATTCGTCAGTTAGCAACAATTTATGTGGAAACTATTCGCAATACACCCCTATTATTACAATTATTTTTCTGGTATTTTGCTGTATTTCTGAAACTGCCGAAAATTGAGGAATCTTTAGAGTTTTTTGGCAGGGTATTTTTAAATAACTCAGGAGTCTATTTGCCTTTCCCCGCTAATAGTTTTAGGACATGGTTAGCCTTATTTATCATTGCTTTAGGAATAATTATCTCAGTATTTTTATACCTAAAAAATAAACTTAGTTTATGTCTAACTAGCCTAATACTCCTAGTTATAATTCCTCTAATCTGGGGTTTACAATGGCAAAATCCCCAAGTTAATCCTCTTAATCAAAATATTGACTTTGGTTTACATCTTTCTTCCGAGTTTGCTACTCTCTTAATCGGTTTAACTGTTTATACAGCTGCCTTTATCGCGGAAACGGTACGGGGGGGGATTCAATCGGTTAATCGGGGACAATGGGAAGCAGCTAAAGCCTTGGGATTAAAACCTTTATTAGTGATGAGATTAGTAATTTTTCCCCAAGCTTTGCCAGTGATTATTCCTCCTTTAACTAATGAATGTTTAAACCTGGTTAAAAACTCTAGTTTAGCGATCGCTATTGGTTATAATGATATTTATGCTATCTCTAGTACCATCGCTAATCAGACAGGAAAAGCTGTAGAGATGTTAATAGTAGTTATGGCCACCTATTTATTCTTTAATCTGGTGATTTCTCTGGCTATGAATCAATTAAATCAACGGGTAAAAATTAAGGAAAGATAG
- the psaK gene encoding photosystem I reaction center subunit PsaK, with protein MYSTLLMAATAVQGSSEWSPKVAIVMIICNILAIAFGKATIKQQNVGPALPSPALFGGMGLGALLGTTSFGHVLGAGVILGLSRLGVI; from the coding sequence ATGTATTCAACCCTATTAATGGCCGCCACCGCCGTGCAAGGTTCCAGCGAATGGAGTCCCAAAGTGGCGATTGTCATGATTATCTGCAATATTCTCGCTATTGCTTTCGGTAAAGCGACTATTAAACAACAAAATGTCGGTCCTGCTTTACCTTCCCCCGCTTTATTCGGTGGTATGGGATTAGGCGCTTTACTGGGTACTACCAGTTTTGGTCATGTCCTCGGCGCCGGTGTTATCCTCGGTCTCTCCCGTCTGGGAGTTATCTAA
- the rpmB gene encoding 50S ribosomal protein L28: protein MSRVCTMTGKKANNAYAVSHSHRRTKKLQEANLQWKRVWWSEGNRWVKLRISTKAIKTIEKKGLAVFAKEVGLNLNLY from the coding sequence ATGTCTAGAGTCTGTACTATGACGGGGAAAAAGGCCAATAACGCCTATGCGGTGTCCCACTCCCACCGTCGCACCAAAAAATTACAAGAAGCTAACCTACAATGGAAAAGAGTCTGGTGGTCGGAAGGCAACCGTTGGGTAAAACTACGCATCTCCACCAAAGCTATCAAAACCATTGAAAAGAAAGGATTAGCCGTCTTCGCTAAAGAAGTAGGCTTAAACTTAAATTTGTACTAA
- a CDS encoding DUF433 domain-containing protein: protein MVKASSPLSLEHLYHVPTYTIADTARYLHIPLPTLRTWVRGRTYPTFRLSSTTTKKGQKEFLPLIQRPNPNIPQLSFTNLVEAHVLRVIRKVHNIPLDKVRLALDYISEQFNTDHPLVQKQFSTDGTDLFIEQFEHLINASRSGQLTMKQFLNNLLTRIEWDEQDIATRLFPTIDINGEDFSNKVLKIDPNISFGKPVITGTGIPTKVVTELYDAGDSIEDIANDYNCQPWQIEKAILFECNWQAA, encoded by the coding sequence ATGGTCAAAGCATCATCTCCCTTATCTCTAGAGCATCTCTATCATGTTCCCACCTACACTATAGCCGATACTGCGCGCTATCTCCATATTCCTTTACCCACTCTGAGAACGTGGGTACGAGGACGCACCTACCCGACGTTTCGGCTAAGCTCAACGACCACAAAAAAAGGACAAAAAGAGTTTTTACCCCTCATTCAACGACCTAATCCGAATATTCCGCAACTTTCCTTTACTAACTTAGTGGAAGCGCACGTTTTAAGAGTTATTCGCAAAGTTCATAACATCCCTCTCGATAAAGTTAGACTGGCCCTAGACTATATTAGTGAACAATTTAACACCGATCATCCTCTGGTTCAAAAACAATTTAGTACCGATGGAACTGACCTTTTTATCGAACAATTTGAGCATTTAATTAATGCCTCCCGTTCGGGACAATTGACGATGAAACAATTCTTAAATAATCTCTTAACTCGTATTGAATGGGATGAACAAGATATCGCCACACGGCTTTTTCCCACTATCGACATAAATGGGGAAGACTTCAGCAATAAAGTCCTAAAGATAGACCCTAATATTTCCTTCGGAAAACCCGTGATCACAGGAACAGGAATTCCCACTAAAGTTGTCACAGAACTTTATGATGCGGGGGACTCTATAGAAGATATTGCCAATGATTATAATTGTCAACCTTGGCAAATTGAAAAAGCGATTTTATTCGAGTGCAATTGGCAAGCGGCATGA
- a CDS encoding type ISP restriction/modification enzyme: MSNSLPKYLEEITGIYQQGNATEHSYRPALKKLIESLNNNLQALNEPKRIACGAPDFVINQGMVEIGHLEAKDIGTSLKKVENTPQIKRYLQALGNLIITDHLEFRWYVSGELRLSAAVASLNQKKQIKPDSQGILQVEQLFCQFFLSKVIQITTPRELAKKMAALAQLIRDAIGQALKDQDCGGMLRQQLQSFQRVLISDLNEAQFADMYAQTICYGLFAARCNTDQISSFSRETAAFRLPKTNPFLRGIFHQIAGTELDERITWAVDTLATILQQTDMEGILGSFGKRTRKQDPVVHFYETFLAEYDSKMRESRGVYYTPEPVVSYMVRSVDYILKNKFQIPKGLADAKKITIKNPNNSQETQEVHQVLILDPAVGTGTFLHSVIDHIYDSFRQQKGMWSSYVSKHLLPRLFGFELLMAPYTVAHMKLGLQLQELGYDFSADERLGIYLTNTLQEAFQIPPADGFLNRIRDEAESAQGVKQEHPVMVIIGNPPYSGHSVNTGEWIKELLKGKDIISGEKTASYFEVDEQPLGEKNPKWLNDDYVKFIRFSQWRIEKTGYGILAFVTNHGYLDNPTFRGMRQSLLKTFDDIYILDLHGNSKKKEVCPDGSPDQNVFDIQQGVAIGIFIKYHNGSSNLAKVYHADLWGKREIIENQVIVGGKYHWLEENDLYSTSWQELQPDSPFYLFKPQNINLRSEYDQFWKITEIMPVNSVGIVTARDSLTIQWNKKEIWDIINDFVNLSPEEARIKYNLGKDSQDWKIDLAQKDVKQSNLSKDNLLPISYRPFDQRYTYYTGNSGGFHCRARIDTMRHLKENNLGFHICRQIVSETWQHILITNQLTDDSYVSNKSRERGYTMPLYCYPETQAEKDMGMSRRPNLAPEFINKLSAKLELEFINDGKGDKKKTFGPEDIFNYIYAVFHSPQYRQRYAEFLKIDFPRVPLTSNQELFWELVKKGDRLVQLHLMKATGKEISSYPVAGSNLVEQVKYDENKQQISINSDQYFAGIPPQIWNFYIGGYQVCQKWLKDRKGRHLSYDDLEHYQQIISILGESIAIMETIDIIINKYGGFPFS; this comes from the coding sequence ATGAGTAACTCACTGCCAAAATATCTAGAGGAAATCACAGGCATTTATCAACAGGGTAACGCCACAGAACACAGTTATCGTCCTGCTTTAAAAAAATTAATTGAATCCCTAAATAATAACCTACAAGCTCTCAATGAACCCAAAAGGATTGCTTGTGGCGCTCCAGATTTTGTGATTAATCAGGGTATGGTAGAAATTGGTCATCTGGAAGCAAAAGATATCGGAACTTCTCTCAAAAAGGTTGAAAATACTCCCCAAATAAAACGTTATTTACAGGCTTTGGGTAATTTAATTATCACCGATCATTTAGAATTTCGTTGGTATGTATCGGGAGAATTGCGTCTATCAGCTGCCGTGGCAAGTCTTAATCAAAAAAAGCAAATTAAACCTGATTCCCAGGGTATTTTGCAAGTAGAACAATTGTTCTGTCAATTTTTCCTCTCAAAAGTTATTCAGATAACAACACCGCGAGAATTAGCGAAAAAAATGGCCGCTTTAGCGCAGTTAATTCGAGATGCAATCGGCCAAGCTTTAAAAGATCAAGATTGCGGGGGAATGTTGCGGCAACAATTGCAATCTTTTCAACGAGTTTTAATTAGTGATCTCAACGAAGCGCAGTTTGCGGATATGTATGCACAAACAATCTGTTATGGGTTATTCGCAGCACGCTGTAATACGGATCAAATAAGTTCTTTTTCCAGGGAAACGGCAGCATTTCGACTCCCAAAAACTAACCCTTTTTTGCGGGGAATTTTTCATCAAATTGCTGGTACAGAATTAGATGAGCGGATTACTTGGGCCGTGGATACTCTAGCGACTATTTTACAACAAACGGACATGGAGGGGATTCTCGGCAGCTTTGGAAAACGCACGCGCAAGCAGGATCCTGTGGTTCACTTTTATGAGACTTTTTTAGCAGAATACGATAGTAAAATGCGTGAGTCTAGGGGGGTTTATTATACCCCTGAACCCGTGGTTTCTTACATGGTTCGCAGTGTGGACTATATTCTAAAAAATAAGTTTCAGATTCCTAAAGGTTTGGCCGATGCTAAAAAAATTACGATTAAAAATCCTAATAATAGCCAAGAAACTCAGGAAGTTCACCAAGTTTTAATCCTCGATCCTGCTGTGGGAACTGGCACTTTTTTACACTCTGTTATTGACCATATCTATGACAGTTTTCGTCAACAGAAAGGGATGTGGTCTAGTTATGTCAGTAAACATTTATTACCCCGTCTCTTTGGGTTTGAATTACTGATGGCTCCCTACACCGTAGCACACATGAAATTAGGTTTACAACTTCAGGAATTAGGCTATGATTTTAGTGCCGATGAACGCTTGGGAATCTATCTCACAAACACCCTACAGGAAGCTTTTCAAATTCCCCCTGCTGATGGTTTTTTAAATCGCATTCGCGATGAAGCAGAGTCAGCGCAAGGTGTTAAGCAAGAACATCCTGTTATGGTGATTATTGGTAATCCTCCCTACTCTGGACATTCCGTAAATACAGGAGAATGGATTAAGGAATTATTGAAGGGAAAAGATATTATTTCTGGAGAAAAAACTGCTAGTTATTTTGAAGTAGATGAGCAACCTTTAGGCGAAAAAAATCCTAAATGGTTAAATGATGATTATGTAAAATTTATTCGCTTTAGTCAATGGCGCATCGAGAAAACTGGTTACGGAATTTTAGCTTTTGTTACTAATCATGGTTATCTGGATAACCCGACTTTTCGGGGAATGCGTCAAAGTTTATTAAAAACTTTTGATGATATTTATATCCTCGATTTACACGGTAATAGTAAGAAAAAAGAAGTTTGTCCCGATGGTTCACCAGATCAAAATGTGTTTGATATTCAGCAAGGTGTAGCTATTGGTATTTTTATTAAATATCACAATGGTTCTTCAAATTTAGCTAAAGTTTATCATGCTGATTTATGGGGCAAAAGAGAGATAATTGAGAATCAAGTTATTGTCGGTGGTAAGTATCATTGGTTAGAGGAAAATGATCTTTATTCTACTTCTTGGCAGGAATTACAACCTGATTCTCCTTTTTATCTATTTAAACCTCAGAATATTAATCTGCGCTCGGAATACGATCAATTTTGGAAGATTACTGAAATTATGCCAGTTAATAGTGTTGGTATCGTCACAGCTAGAGATAGTTTAACAATTCAATGGAATAAAAAAGAAATTTGGGATATAATCAATGATTTTGTCAATCTCAGTCCAGAAGAAGCTAGAATTAAGTATAATTTAGGTAAAGATTCTCAAGATTGGAAGATAGATTTAGCACAGAAAGATGTTAAGCAATCAAATTTATCTAAAGATAACCTCTTACCCATTTCATATAGACCTTTTGATCAAAGATATACCTATTATACAGGTAATTCAGGTGGGTTTCACTGTAGAGCAAGAATTGATACTATGCGTCACCTAAAAGAAAATAATTTAGGATTTCATATATGCAGACAAATAGTCAGTGAAACTTGGCAACATATTTTAATTACTAATCAGCTTACAGACGATTCCTATGTTTCAAACAAAAGTAGAGAAAGAGGATACACTATGCCATTATATTGTTATCCTGAAACTCAGGCAGAGAAAGACATGGGAATGTCTCGCCGTCCTAATCTAGCACCAGAATTTATTAACAAACTTTCGGCAAAACTTGAATTAGAATTTATCAATGATGGCAAAGGAGACAAAAAGAAAACCTTTGGACCAGAAGACATTTTTAACTATATCTATGCCGTCTTTCACTCTCCCCAATATCGCCAACGTTACGCCGAATTTTTAAAAATAGACTTTCCTCGTGTTCCTCTCACCAGTAATCAAGAATTATTCTGGGAATTAGTCAAAAAAGGTGACAGATTAGTGCAGTTACACCTAATGAAAGCAACGGGAAAAGAAATTAGTAGCTATCCCGTGGCGGGTTCTAATCTAGTCGAGCAGGTGAAATATGACGAAAATAAACAACAAATTTCGATTAATTCTGACCAGTATTTTGCGGGGATTCCGCCCCAAATTTGGAACTTTTATATCGGCGGTTATCAAGTGTGTCAGAAGTGGCTAAAAGACCGCAAAGGTCGCCACCTTAGCTACGATGACCTAGAACATTATCAACAAATTATCTCCATTTTGGGCGAATCGATCGCAATTATGGAAACTATAGATATAATTATCAATAAATATGGTGGTTTCCCCTTTAGTTAA
- the secA gene encoding preprotein translocase subunit SecA, with protein sequence MLKALLGDPNARKIKKFQPLVTEINLLEEDIKNLSDEELRSKTSEFKERLDKARNYDEREEILEEILPEAFAIVREAGIRVLGMRHFDVQLLGGMVLHKGQIAEMKTGEGKTLVATLPAYLNGLTGKGVHVVTVNDYLARRDAEWMGQVHRFLGLSVGLIQAGMSPEERKKNYACDITYTTNSELGFDYLRDNMATVMGEVVQRPFNYCVIDEVDSILIDEARTPLIISGQIDRPTEKYILAAEIAKQLVRQEVEDGPGDYEVNEKDRNVLMTDEGFKRAEELLEVTDLYDQENPWAHYISNAIRAKELQKKDVNYIVRSGEIVIVDEFTGRVLPGRRWGDGLHQAVEAKEGVEIQQETQTLATITYQNFFLLYPKLSGMTGTAKTEETELEKVYNLQVTIIPTNRVSRRQDLADVVYKNEQAKWNAVAEECQQMHEQGRPVLVGTTSVEKSEVLSLLLQERKIPHNLLNARPENVERESEIVAQAGRAGAVTIATNMAGRGTDIILGGNSDYMARLKIREYLMPKLVMPEDDNLAFSLPSLGERNRPQGFAPGKKKKNWRASAEIFPTELPKEVENALKEAVKFAVDTHGTQSLPELEVEEKIAIAAEKAPTDDQVIQKLREVYKLIRKSYEDYTGKEHDEVVERGGLHVIGTERHESRRIDNQLRGRAGRQGDPGSTRFFLSLEDNLLRIFGGDRVAGLMDAFRVEEDMPIESGMLTRSLEGAQRKVETFYYDARKQVFEYDEVMNNQRRAIYAERRRVLEGMDLKEQVLQYAEKTMDEIVMAYVNPELPAEEWDLEKLISKSQEFVYLLADITAKDVEDMSVNDIKMFLHEEVRKAYEIKERQVDNIRAGLMRDAERYFILQQIDMLWREHLQAMEALRESIGLRGYGQKDPLIEYKQEGYEMFLEMMIDIRRNVVYSMFQFQPQGQPQAVASEQ encoded by the coding sequence ATGTTAAAAGCCCTACTCGGAGATCCCAACGCCCGCAAAATTAAAAAATTTCAGCCCCTCGTCACCGAAATCAACCTGCTGGAAGAAGACATTAAAAACCTGTCCGATGAGGAATTAAGGAGCAAAACCAGCGAATTTAAGGAAAGATTGGACAAAGCGAGAAATTATGACGAAAGAGAGGAGATTCTCGAGGAAATCCTCCCCGAAGCTTTCGCCATTGTCCGGGAAGCGGGAATCCGAGTCTTAGGGATGCGTCACTTTGACGTGCAGTTATTGGGGGGAATGGTACTCCACAAAGGACAAATCGCCGAGATGAAAACCGGGGAAGGAAAAACCCTAGTTGCCACTCTCCCCGCTTATTTGAATGGATTGACCGGAAAAGGGGTTCACGTCGTCACCGTCAACGATTATCTCGCCCGTCGTGACGCGGAGTGGATGGGGCAGGTACATCGCTTTTTAGGGTTAAGTGTGGGACTAATTCAAGCCGGCATGAGTCCGGAAGAAAGAAAGAAAAATTATGCCTGTGACATCACCTACACCACTAACAGCGAACTCGGCTTTGATTATCTGCGCGATAACATGGCTACAGTGATGGGGGAAGTTGTCCAAAGACCCTTTAACTACTGCGTTATCGACGAGGTGGACTCAATTCTTATTGATGAGGCCAGAACTCCATTAATTATATCAGGACAGATCGATCGACCCACAGAAAAATATATTCTCGCCGCCGAAATCGCCAAGCAATTAGTGCGCCAAGAAGTAGAAGACGGACCGGGAGACTACGAAGTTAACGAAAAAGACCGTAACGTTTTAATGACCGATGAAGGCTTTAAAAGAGCGGAAGAACTATTAGAAGTCACCGATTTATACGACCAAGAAAATCCCTGGGCGCACTATATTTCTAACGCTATTCGTGCCAAAGAACTCCAGAAAAAAGACGTTAACTATATCGTTCGCAGTGGTGAAATTGTTATCGTTGATGAGTTCACGGGACGGGTATTACCGGGCCGACGTTGGGGCGATGGTTTACATCAGGCAGTGGAAGCTAAGGAAGGGGTAGAAATTCAACAGGAAACCCAAACCTTAGCCACGATTACCTATCAAAACTTTTTCCTACTCTATCCGAAATTATCCGGCATGACCGGGACGGCCAAAACCGAAGAAACGGAACTAGAAAAAGTCTATAACCTGCAAGTAACAATTATTCCCACTAACCGCGTTTCTCGTCGGCAAGATTTAGCCGATGTGGTCTATAAAAATGAACAGGCAAAATGGAACGCCGTCGCCGAAGAATGTCAACAAATGCACGAACAGGGTCGCCCGGTTTTAGTCGGTACCACCAGTGTGGAAAAATCAGAAGTGCTTTCGCTGTTATTACAGGAAAGAAAGATTCCCCATAACTTGCTTAATGCCCGTCCGGAAAACGTGGAAAGGGAATCGGAAATCGTCGCCCAAGCAGGCCGGGCTGGGGCCGTAACTATTGCTACGAACATGGCGGGACGGGGAACCGATATCATCCTCGGTGGTAACTCCGACTATATGGCCCGATTGAAAATTCGCGAGTATTTAATGCCCAAATTAGTTATGCCCGAAGATGACAATTTGGCCTTTAGTTTACCCAGTTTAGGAGAACGCAATCGCCCGCAAGGATTCGCCCCGGGTAAGAAGAAAAAAAACTGGCGCGCCTCGGCGGAAATTTTTCCCACCGAGTTACCGAAAGAGGTAGAAAATGCCCTGAAAGAAGCGGTTAAATTTGCCGTTGATACCCACGGAACTCAAAGTTTACCGGAATTAGAAGTAGAAGAAAAAATCGCTATCGCAGCCGAAAAAGCCCCCACGGATGACCAAGTTATTCAAAAGTTACGCGAAGTCTATAAATTAATTCGCAAAAGTTATGAAGATTACACAGGCAAAGAACACGATGAGGTAGTAGAAAGGGGCGGACTGCACGTTATCGGGACGGAACGCCACGAATCCCGCCGTATTGACAACCAATTGCGAGGCCGGGCGGGCAGACAGGGCGACCCCGGTTCCACACGCTTCTTTTTAAGCCTAGAAGATAATTTATTGCGGATTTTTGGGGGCGACCGCGTGGCTGGTTTAATGGATGCCTTCCGGGTGGAAGAAGATATGCCCATTGAGTCGGGAATGTTAACTCGTTCCCTGGAAGGCGCGCAAAGAAAAGTGGAAACCTTCTATTATGATGCCCGGAAACAGGTGTTTGAATACGACGAGGTGATGAATAATCAACGGCGCGCTATTTATGCCGAACGTCGTCGGGTTTTGGAGGGGATGGACTTAAAAGAACAGGTGCTGCAATACGCCGAAAAAACCATGGATGAAATCGTCATGGCTTATGTTAATCCCGAACTGCCGGCGGAAGAATGGGATTTAGAAAAACTGATTAGTAAATCTCAGGAATTCGTCTATCTCTTGGCAGATATTACCGCTAAAGATGTCGAGGATATGAGTGTTAATGATATCAAGATGTTCCTACACGAAGAAGTGCGCAAAGCCTACGAAATTAAGGAACGTCAAGTGGATAATATTCGCGCCGGTTTAATGCGCGATGCCGAACGTTATTTTATCCTGCAACAAATCGATATGTTATGGCGCGAACACCTGCAAGCGATGGAAGCTTTACGCGAGTCGATTGGTTTACGCGGTTACGGTCAAAAAGACCCCCTAATTGAGTATAAACAGGAAGGCTACGAGATGTTTTTAGAAATGATGATTGATATCCGTCGCAATGTGGTTTATTCCATGTTCCAATTCCAACCGCAAGGACAACCCCAAGCAGTGGCTAGTGAACAGTAA
- a CDS encoding AAA family ATPase: MSKNSIPRIENLRVQNYRALQDLELKSIAPLTVFLGPNGSGKSTIFDVFAFLSECFTVGLKKAWDKRGRFKELRTRGQEGYIIIELKYREKFASPLITYHLAINEANNRPYVAEEWLQWRQGARGKPYRFLNFKEGEGIVISGENPQEEDERIYERLDSPEFLAVSTLGQLAKHPRVSALRRFITSWYLSYLTADNTRTQPEAGAQERLSPTGDNLPNVIQYLKEDHPQRLESILQTLSRRIPRLEKVEASIMPNGQLLLQIKDAPFQEPILSKFASDGTLKMLAYLTILYDPSPPQVLGIEEPENHLHPRLLPELAEECRAATASTQLMVTTHSPFFVDGLKPDEVWVLYRDENGFTQAKRTSAMQGVKEFIQNGALLGQLWMEDYFDVGNPSI, from the coding sequence ATGTCTAAAAACTCTATACCTCGAATCGAAAATCTGCGCGTACAAAATTACCGAGCTTTACAGGACTTAGAATTAAAAAGCATTGCTCCTTTAACCGTTTTTCTCGGTCCTAATGGGAGCGGAAAATCTACCATATTTGATGTCTTTGCTTTCCTCTCTGAATGTTTTACTGTTGGTTTAAAAAAAGCTTGGGACAAACGGGGAAGATTTAAAGAATTAAGAACCAGAGGACAAGAAGGTTACATCATTATCGAATTAAAATATCGAGAAAAATTTGCATCACCTTTAATTACCTATCATTTGGCTATTAATGAAGCTAACAATCGCCCTTATGTTGCCGAAGAATGGTTACAGTGGAGACAAGGAGCGAGGGGCAAACCTTATCGCTTTTTAAACTTTAAAGAAGGGGAAGGAATAGTGATTAGTGGAGAAAATCCCCAAGAAGAAGATGAACGAATTTATGAACGATTAGACTCCCCAGAATTTTTAGCTGTTAGTACCCTCGGACAATTGGCCAAACATCCCCGGGTTAGTGCTTTGCGTCGTTTTATCACAAGTTGGTATCTTTCCTACTTAACCGCAGATAATACTCGCACTCAACCAGAAGCAGGAGCGCAAGAAAGATTATCGCCAACTGGTGACAATTTACCTAATGTTATTCAATATTTAAAAGAAGATCATCCTCAACGATTAGAATCTATTTTACAAACCCTTTCTCGTCGAATTCCTAGATTAGAAAAAGTCGAAGCATCTATTATGCCGAATGGACAGCTTTTACTTCAAATTAAAGACGCACCTTTTCAAGAGCCAATTCTTTCCAAATTTGCCTCCGATGGCACTTTAAAAATGTTGGCTTATTTAACTATATTATACGATCCAAGCCCTCCGCAAGTACTGGGAATAGAAGAACCAGAAAATCATCTTCATCCCCGTTTATTACCTGAATTAGCAGAAGAATGTCGGGCAGCGACCGCAAGTACACAATTAATGGTAACAACTCATTCTCCCTTTTTTGTAGATGGTTTGAAACCAGATGAGGTTTGGGTACTTTATCGAGATGAAAATGGTTTTACTCAAGCTAAACGTACTTCAGCAATGCAAGGAGTTAAGGAATTTATTCAAAATGGTGCTTTGTTGGGTCAATTATGGATGGAGGACTATTTTGATGTGGGTAATCCTAGCATTTAA